The proteins below come from a single Piscinibacter gummiphilus genomic window:
- a CDS encoding efflux RND transporter periplasmic adaptor subunit translates to MNTILKTTIAAATLIALGAGLGYGLSTWRGTRTDHPAPTAGASAPAEGRKVLYWYDPMMPQHKFDKPGKSPFMDMQLVPRYADETPAGGVAVDPRLSQTLGWRAATVEKQRVGEGVDSVATVQLNERDVVTVQARSAGFVQQVGRMAPGDVVAAGALIAELLVPEWTAAQQEFLAVRATGDAALTAAARQRLVLLGVPAATIQEVEQSGRPQALMAVHAPIGGVVQELGVRAGMTVAQGMTLVRINGLATVWLEAALPEAQAAVARQGQPVEVRFSAFPGETRQGRVTAVLPQANADTRTLKVRIELPNPQGRLRAGMFAQVRLGGREQEVLVVPSDAVIRTGQRSLVYVVTAPGRYQPVEVRVGREFGNRTEVLQGLQAGQEVVVSGQFLIDSEASMRGVAPLAAAATHEGKGRVIEVSDKEITLDHDPIASMKWPAMQMPFKLASPALARRVKAGDAVQFGFTQSGDDYVIQRIERTGAAK, encoded by the coding sequence ATGAACACGATCCTCAAGACCACGATCGCCGCCGCCACGCTGATCGCCCTCGGCGCCGGGCTGGGCTACGGCCTAAGCACCTGGCGCGGCACCCGCACTGATCACCCGGCCCCAACGGCCGGCGCATCGGCCCCGGCGGAAGGGCGCAAGGTCCTCTACTGGTACGACCCCATGATGCCGCAGCACAAGTTCGACAAGCCCGGCAAGTCGCCCTTCATGGACATGCAGCTCGTGCCCCGTTATGCCGACGAAACGCCGGCCGGTGGCGTGGCCGTCGACCCGCGCTTGTCGCAGACGCTCGGCTGGCGCGCGGCCACCGTCGAGAAGCAGCGTGTGGGCGAGGGGGTGGACTCGGTCGCCACCGTGCAGCTCAACGAGCGCGACGTGGTCACGGTGCAGGCGCGCAGCGCGGGCTTCGTGCAGCAGGTGGGCCGCATGGCGCCGGGCGATGTGGTGGCGGCCGGCGCCTTGATCGCCGAGCTGCTGGTGCCGGAATGGACGGCGGCGCAGCAGGAGTTCCTGGCCGTGCGTGCCACCGGCGATGCGGCGCTCACCGCCGCGGCGCGGCAGCGCCTGGTGCTGCTGGGCGTGCCGGCGGCCACGATCCAAGAGGTGGAGCAGAGCGGTCGCCCGCAGGCGCTGATGGCCGTGCACGCGCCCATCGGCGGCGTGGTGCAGGAACTCGGCGTGCGCGCCGGCATGACGGTGGCTCAAGGCATGACGCTCGTGCGCATCAACGGGCTCGCGACCGTCTGGCTGGAAGCGGCCCTGCCTGAGGCGCAGGCCGCGGTCGCGCGGCAGGGCCAGCCGGTCGAGGTGCGCTTCAGCGCGTTTCCCGGCGAGACGCGGCAAGGCCGGGTGACCGCCGTGCTGCCGCAGGCCAATGCCGACACCCGCACGCTCAAGGTGCGCATCGAGCTGCCCAACCCGCAAGGCCGTCTGCGCGCCGGCATGTTCGCGCAGGTGCGCCTGGGGGGCCGCGAGCAGGAGGTGCTGGTCGTTCCGAGCGACGCCGTGATCCGCACCGGCCAGCGATCGCTCGTGTACGTCGTCACCGCGCCCGGCCGCTACCAGCCGGTGGAAGTGCGCGTGGGGCGCGAGTTCGGCAACAGGACCGAGGTGCTGCAAGGCTTGCAGGCGGGGCAGGAGGTGGTGGTCTCGGGCCAGTTCCTGATCGACTCCGAGGCGAGCATGCGAGGCGTCGCCCCGCTCGCGGCTGCCGCCACGCATGAAGGCAAGGGCAGGGTGATCGAGGTTTCCGACAAGGAGATCACGCTCGACCACGACCCCATCGCGTCGATGAAGTGGCCAGCGATGCAGATGCCCTTCAAGCTCGCGTCGCCGGCGCTCGCGCGTCGGGTGAAGGCGGGCGATGCGGTGCAGTTCGGCTTCACCCAGTCGGGTGACGACTACGTCATCCAGCGCATCGAGCGGACCGGAGCCGCCAAATGA
- a CDS encoding efflux RND transporter permease subunit, translating to MIAALIRWSVGNRFLVLLATLFLAAAGVLSLRSTPIDALPDLSDVQVIIRTSYAGQAPQIVENQVTYPLATTMLSVPGAKTVRGYSFFGDSFVYVLFDDHTDLYWARSRVLEYLSQMQSRLPATAKPSLGPDATGVGWVFQYALVDKTGPHDLAQLRALQDWFLKFELKSVANVAEVATMGGMVKQYQVVLDPARLAAYGITHAQVREALMNGNQETGGSVLEIAEAEYMVRASGFLKTLADFKAVPLAARGGVPVLLGDVATVQTGPEMRRGISELDGAGEAVGGVVILRSGKNAQATIAAVKEKLSQLQASLPKGVEIVTTYDRSALIERAIDNLSMKLLEEFAVVAAVCAVFLWHLRSALVAIISLPLGVMAAFLVMQWQGLNANIMSLGGIAIAIGAMVDAAVVMIENAHKKLEAWQHGHPGDELKGEARWEVITQAAIEVGPALFFSLLIITLSFVPVFTLEAQEGRLFGPLAFTKTYAMAAAAGLSVTLIPVLMGYWIRGRIPDEQRNPLTRGLIALYQPALDWVLRWPKVTLVIAGLALATTLWPLARLGGEFLPPLDEGDLLYMPTALPGLSAQKASELLQLSDRMIKTVPEVARVFGKAGRAETATDPAPLEMFETTVQLKPRSEWRPGMTPEKLVEALDQAVRIPGLTNIWIPPIRNRIDMLATGIKSPIGVKVSGVDLLAIDRVTAQVERAAKEVPGVSSALAERLTGGRYIDVQIDRAAAARFGLNVSDVQAVVAGAIGGENIGETVEGLARFPINLRYPRELRDSPDKLRVLPVLTPGGQQITLGSVAKVTLADGPPMLKSENARPSGWVYVDVRGRDIASVVADLRQAVATQVKLEPGISLAYSGQFEFLERANARLKVVVPATLAIIFVLLYLTFRRLEEAALIMATLPLALTGGVWFLYALGYHLSVATGVGFIALAGVAAEFGVVMLLYLRHALEDRLRDGGPLDAAMLIDAIREGAVLRVRPKAMTVAVILAGLLPIVWGSGTGSEVMSRIAAPMLGGMVTAPLLSLFVVPAAFLLLRRRGLGGRGESR from the coding sequence ATGATCGCCGCGCTCATCCGCTGGTCGGTCGGCAACCGATTCCTGGTGCTGCTGGCCACGCTCTTCCTGGCCGCGGCTGGCGTGCTCTCGCTGCGCTCGACGCCCATCGACGCGTTGCCCGACCTGTCGGACGTGCAGGTCATCATCCGCACCAGCTACGCCGGCCAGGCGCCGCAGATCGTGGAGAACCAGGTCACCTACCCGCTGGCGACCACCATGCTGTCGGTGCCGGGCGCCAAGACGGTTCGCGGCTATTCGTTCTTCGGCGACTCGTTCGTCTACGTGCTGTTCGACGACCACACCGACCTCTACTGGGCGCGGTCGCGGGTGCTCGAATACCTGAGCCAGATGCAAAGCCGCCTGCCGGCCACGGCCAAGCCCTCGCTCGGCCCCGACGCCACCGGCGTGGGCTGGGTCTTCCAGTACGCGCTCGTCGACAAGACCGGCCCGCATGACCTGGCACAGCTGCGTGCGCTGCAGGACTGGTTCCTCAAGTTCGAGCTGAAGTCGGTGGCCAACGTGGCCGAGGTCGCCACGATGGGGGGCATGGTCAAGCAGTACCAGGTGGTGCTCGACCCGGCGCGGCTCGCCGCCTATGGCATCACCCACGCGCAGGTGCGCGAGGCCTTGATGAACGGCAACCAGGAGACGGGCGGCTCGGTGCTGGAGATCGCCGAAGCCGAATACATGGTGCGGGCGAGCGGCTTTCTGAAGACGCTCGCAGATTTCAAGGCGGTGCCGCTCGCCGCGCGCGGCGGTGTGCCGGTGCTGCTGGGTGACGTGGCCACCGTGCAGACCGGCCCCGAAATGCGCCGCGGCATCAGCGAACTCGACGGCGCAGGAGAAGCGGTGGGCGGCGTGGTGATCCTGCGCAGCGGCAAGAACGCGCAGGCCACCATCGCGGCGGTCAAGGAAAAGCTCTCGCAGCTGCAGGCCAGCTTGCCCAAAGGCGTGGAGATCGTCACCACCTACGACCGCAGCGCGCTCATCGAGCGGGCCATCGACAACCTGTCGATGAAGCTGCTGGAGGAGTTCGCGGTCGTGGCCGCGGTGTGTGCGGTGTTCCTCTGGCACCTGCGGTCGGCGCTCGTGGCCATCATCTCGCTGCCGCTGGGCGTGATGGCGGCGTTTCTCGTGATGCAGTGGCAGGGGCTGAACGCCAACATCATGTCGCTCGGCGGCATTGCCATCGCCATCGGCGCGATGGTCGACGCCGCGGTCGTGATGATCGAGAACGCACACAAGAAGCTCGAAGCCTGGCAGCACGGGCATCCGGGCGACGAGCTCAAGGGCGAGGCACGCTGGGAGGTCATCACCCAGGCGGCCATCGAGGTCGGGCCGGCGCTCTTTTTCTCGTTGCTGATCATCACGCTGTCGTTCGTGCCGGTGTTCACGCTCGAAGCGCAGGAAGGGCGGCTCTTCGGCCCGCTCGCCTTCACCAAGACCTATGCGATGGCGGCGGCGGCAGGGTTGTCGGTGACCTTGATCCCGGTGCTCATGGGCTACTGGATCCGCGGGCGCATTCCCGACGAGCAGCGCAACCCGCTGACGCGCGGCCTGATCGCGCTCTACCAGCCGGCGCTCGACTGGGTGCTGCGCTGGCCGAAGGTGACGCTCGTCATCGCCGGCCTGGCCCTGGCCACCACGCTGTGGCCGCTGGCGCGGCTGGGCGGCGAGTTCCTGCCGCCGCTCGACGAAGGCGACCTGCTGTACATGCCGACTGCCTTGCCGGGCCTGTCGGCGCAGAAGGCGTCGGAGCTGCTGCAATTGAGCGACCGGATGATCAAGACCGTGCCCGAAGTGGCCCGTGTCTTCGGCAAGGCCGGCCGCGCCGAGACGGCCACCGACCCCGCGCCGCTGGAGATGTTCGAGACCACGGTGCAACTGAAGCCGCGCAGTGAATGGCGGCCCGGCATGACGCCCGAGAAGCTCGTCGAAGCGCTCGACCAGGCCGTGAGGATTCCCGGGCTCACCAACATCTGGATCCCGCCGATCCGCAACCGCATCGACATGCTGGCCACCGGCATCAAGAGCCCGATCGGCGTGAAGGTGTCGGGCGTCGACCTGCTCGCGATCGATCGTGTGACCGCGCAAGTGGAGCGTGCCGCCAAGGAAGTGCCCGGCGTCAGCTCCGCGCTCGCCGAGCGCCTGACCGGCGGGCGTTACATCGACGTGCAGATCGACCGCGCCGCCGCTGCGCGCTTCGGCCTCAATGTGAGCGACGTGCAGGCGGTGGTGGCCGGTGCCATCGGCGGCGAGAACATCGGCGAGACGGTCGAGGGCCTGGCGCGCTTTCCGATCAACCTGCGCTACCCGCGCGAGTTGCGCGACAGCCCCGACAAGCTGCGTGTGCTGCCGGTGCTCACGCCGGGTGGGCAGCAGATCACGCTCGGCAGCGTGGCGAAGGTGACCCTCGCCGACGGCCCGCCCATGCTCAAGAGCGAGAACGCGCGGCCGTCCGGCTGGGTGTATGTCGACGTGCGTGGCCGTGACATCGCCTCGGTGGTGGCCGACCTGCGCCAAGCCGTGGCGACTCAAGTGAAGCTCGAGCCCGGCATAAGCCTCGCGTATTCCGGCCAGTTCGAATTCCTGGAGCGCGCGAACGCGCGCCTCAAGGTGGTGGTGCCGGCCACGCTGGCCATCATCTTCGTGCTGCTGTACCTGACCTTTCGGCGCCTCGAAGAAGCGGCGCTGATCATGGCCACGCTGCCGCTCGCGCTCACGGGTGGCGTGTGGTTCCTGTATGCGCTGGGCTACCACCTCTCGGTGGCCACCGGGGTGGGCTTCATTGCGCTGGCGGGCGTAGCGGCCGAGTTCGGCGTGGTGATGCTGCTGTACCTGCGGCATGCGCTGGAAGACCGTCTGCGCGATGGCGGGCCGCTCGATGCGGCCATGTTGATCGACGCCATCCGCGAAGGCGCAGTGCTGCGCGTGCGGCCCAAGGCGATGACGGTGGCAGTGATCCTGGCCGGCCTGCTGCCCATCGTGTGGGGCAGCGGCACCGGCTCCGAAGTGATGAGCCGGATCGCGGCGCCCATGCTGGGCGGCATGGTCACCGCGCCGCTGCTGTCGCTCTTCGTCGTGCCGGCGGCCTTCCTGCTGCTGCGGCGACGTGGTCTGGGTGGGCGAGGGGAGTCGCGCTAA
- a CDS encoding MgtC/SapB family protein — MTALDPFAFGPILAALAVGLIVGLERGWREREAADGTRVAGLRTFALTGLLGGVLALVDPWLLTAGCLGLAVLVSVGYRQSVKLSGKLSATSAIAQLLTFGLGALAATGQPLLAVSAAVIVATLLNLRATLHHWLRLMEHRELTAALQMLVLSAVILPLVPDQPYGPYGALNPYRLWWAVVLIAGLSLSGHVAMRFAGAQRGTLLTGLLGGLASSTAATLSLARQLRGREELIEPTAAGALAACAVMFLRMAVIVLLLSPALGRLLPLPMLGAAGMLMVFAALHWRRRPRGAQPAPATDLPVFDLGTALGFGAFLGVMALLTEASKQWFGFGGLYGLALLSGLVDVDAISISAARMDAASSVPTSVAAVAIALAALSNMVLKAAMAWTTGGRLLGRALGVGYVASMVVAGVLLGLGLR; from the coding sequence TTGACCGCTCTCGACCCCTTCGCCTTCGGCCCCATCCTCGCCGCGCTGGCCGTGGGCCTCATCGTCGGCCTCGAACGCGGCTGGCGCGAGCGTGAGGCTGCCGACGGCACGCGCGTGGCCGGCCTGCGCACCTTCGCCCTCACCGGCCTGCTGGGCGGCGTGCTGGCGCTCGTTGACCCGTGGCTGCTCACGGCGGGATGCCTCGGCCTGGCAGTCCTGGTGAGCGTGGGCTACAGGCAGTCGGTGAAGCTCTCCGGAAAGCTGAGCGCCACCTCGGCCATCGCGCAGCTGCTCACCTTCGGGCTCGGCGCGCTGGCGGCGACCGGGCAGCCGCTGCTCGCCGTGAGCGCCGCCGTCATCGTGGCAACGCTGCTCAACCTGCGCGCCACCCTGCACCACTGGCTGCGGCTCATGGAACACCGCGAGCTGACCGCGGCGCTGCAGATGCTGGTGCTGTCGGCGGTGATCCTGCCCCTGGTGCCCGACCAGCCCTACGGACCCTACGGCGCCTTGAACCCCTACCGGCTGTGGTGGGCGGTGGTGCTGATCGCCGGGCTGTCGCTGTCGGGCCATGTGGCGATGCGGTTCGCCGGAGCGCAGCGCGGCACGCTGCTGACCGGCCTGCTGGGCGGGCTGGCGTCATCGACGGCCGCGACGCTCTCGCTCGCGCGTCAGCTGCGGGGCCGCGAGGAACTCATCGAACCCACGGCGGCGGGTGCGCTCGCCGCCTGCGCGGTCATGTTCCTGCGCATGGCGGTCATCGTGCTGCTCCTGTCGCCGGCGCTTGGCCGCCTCTTGCCGTTGCCGATGCTCGGGGCGGCGGGCATGCTGATGGTGTTCGCGGCGCTGCACTGGCGGCGCCGGCCACGCGGCGCGCAACCCGCACCCGCGACCGACCTGCCGGTCTTCGACCTCGGCACCGCGCTCGGCTTCGGCGCCTTCCTCGGCGTGATGGCCCTGCTCACCGAAGCGAGCAAGCAGTGGTTCGGGTTCGGTGGCCTCTACGGCCTCGCCCTTCTGTCGGGCCTGGTGGACGTGGACGCGATCAGCATCTCGGCCGCCCGCATGGACGCGGCATCGTCAGTCCCGACGTCGGTGGCCGCGGTCGCCATCGCCCTGGCGGCGCTGTCGAACATGGTGCTCAAGGCCGCGATGGCATGGACCACCGGCGGCCGGCTGCTCGGCCGCGCGCTGGGGGTCGGCTACGTGGCGTCGATGGTGGTGGCAGGCGTGCTTCTCGGCCTCGGCCTGCGCTGA
- a CDS encoding thymidine phosphorylase family protein gives MPLVPRRMGIDTQQEFVVYMDRECVVCRSEGFDAQTRVLVHNGGHRILATLNVTDPGLLSPGEAGLSNSAWLALGIRASDHVHVTHAPTLDSMSDVRAKIYGHRLSAPALDAIVQDIAKGRYPDAHIAAFLAACAGGRMDRQETIDLTRAMVSAGQRLAWGRAPIADKHCVGGLPGNRTTPIVVAIVTAAGLTMPKTSSRAITSPAGTADVMETMTHVGLDVPAMRRVVEREGGCFVWGGALDLSPADDVMIRVERPLDIDSDAQLVASVLSKKIAAGSTHVVIDVPVGPTAKVRSDADYLALKALLEDVASACGLELRIVRTLGTQPVGRGIGPALEAHDVLAVLRGATHAPNDLRMRAVALAGHLLEFCGHSRAGEGHDRACQLLDTGAAWAKFQAICERQGGLREPAVADIRHPILAETTGLVHAIDSRRLSRVAKLAGAPADAVAGLEMHVKLGEHVERGAPLFTLHTETPGELAYAMDYLASHPLVTIGKPGADA, from the coding sequence ATGCCGCTGGTCCCCCGGCGCATGGGCATCGACACGCAGCAGGAGTTCGTCGTCTACATGGACCGCGAATGCGTGGTCTGCCGCTCCGAGGGCTTCGACGCGCAGACCCGCGTGCTGGTGCACAACGGCGGTCACCGCATCCTGGCCACGCTCAACGTCACCGACCCTGGGCTGCTCTCACCCGGCGAGGCTGGCTTGTCCAACAGCGCATGGCTCGCCTTGGGCATACGCGCCTCGGACCACGTCCACGTGACGCATGCGCCGACGCTCGATTCGATGAGCGACGTGCGCGCCAAGATCTACGGCCACCGCCTGTCTGCACCGGCTCTCGACGCCATCGTGCAAGACATCGCCAAGGGGCGCTACCCCGACGCGCACATCGCGGCCTTCCTCGCCGCCTGCGCCGGAGGCCGCATGGACCGGCAGGAGACGATCGACCTCACGCGCGCGATGGTCTCGGCCGGGCAGCGCCTGGCCTGGGGCCGAGCGCCCATCGCCGACAAGCATTGCGTGGGCGGACTGCCCGGCAACCGCACGACGCCCATCGTGGTGGCGATCGTCACCGCCGCCGGCCTGACCATGCCCAAGACGTCCTCGAGGGCGATCACCTCGCCGGCCGGCACCGCCGACGTGATGGAAACCATGACGCACGTGGGGCTCGACGTGCCCGCCATGCGGCGCGTGGTCGAACGCGAAGGCGGCTGCTTCGTCTGGGGCGGCGCGCTCGACCTGAGCCCGGCCGACGACGTGATGATCCGCGTCGAGCGGCCGCTCGACATCGACAGCGACGCGCAACTGGTGGCCTCGGTGCTGTCGAAGAAGATCGCCGCCGGCTCGACCCATGTGGTGATCGACGTGCCCGTCGGCCCCACCGCGAAGGTGCGCTCCGACGCCGACTACCTGGCGCTCAAGGCCTTGCTGGAAGACGTGGCCAGTGCGTGCGGGCTCGAGTTGCGCATCGTGCGCACCCTCGGCACGCAACCGGTGGGCCGCGGCATCGGCCCGGCCCTGGAAGCGCACGACGTGCTCGCGGTGCTGCGCGGAGCCACGCACGCTCCCAACGACCTGCGCATGCGCGCGGTGGCGCTGGCCGGGCACCTGCTCGAGTTCTGCGGCCACAGCCGCGCGGGGGAGGGCCACGACCGGGCCTGCCAGCTGCTCGACACCGGCGCCGCATGGGCCAAGTTCCAGGCCATCTGCGAAAGGCAAGGCGGCCTGCGCGAACCGGCCGTGGCCGACATCCGGCACCCCATCCTCGCCGAGACGACCGGGCTGGTGCATGCGATCGACAGCCGCCGCCTGTCGCGGGTGGCGAAGCTGGCCGGGGCACCGGCCGACGCGGTGGCGGGCCTCGAGATGCACGTCAAGCTCGGTGAACACGTGGAGCGCGGCGCGCCGCTCTTCACCTTGCACACCGAAACGCCGGGCGAACTGGCCTATGCGATGGACTACCTGGCCTCGCACCCGCTGGTGACGATCGGCAAACCCGGGGCCGACGCATGA
- a CDS encoding TolC family protein, translating into MVMLRKAGQGARPHRTGTGPSRVAAFLVAGALWSPAWAAPLTFEQALSLAEQQAPVLKARQAATEEALHSRTAAGQLPYPKLAVGVENYPVSGMDRFSWNRESMTMRRVGVMQEVPNAAKRAAQREGAQARAERERAMLDAERLAVRREAALAWLAQHYAERKLKTFAAFEHENQLLRDTLAARIAGGKAMPADALMARQEALMLAERRDELQAGFEQARAGLARWTGAPAETDAAAPVIPFDAPTLLPRLERHAELLASTPMLAMARAEVAEAQASRRGDWGWELAYGNRNRAYGDLLSFQLTFDLPVSPSTRQEPQVIAKQKQLSRLEAERDDALRRLRADLENQLTELQRLERALDRQTASALPLAAERVQLSLAGYEAGRADLASVLAARKDAAEARFRALDLEAQLMGQRAKLAYLIAE; encoded by the coding sequence ATGGTGATGTTGCGCAAGGCCGGGCAGGGTGCCCGGCCGCATCGGACCGGCACGGGCCCCTCGCGTGTGGCCGCCTTCCTCGTCGCCGGCGCGTTGTGGTCGCCTGCCTGGGCGGCCCCGCTCACATTCGAGCAGGCGCTGTCGCTGGCCGAACAGCAGGCGCCAGTGCTCAAGGCCCGGCAGGCCGCCACCGAGGAGGCGCTGCACAGCCGCACGGCCGCCGGCCAGCTACCCTACCCGAAGCTGGCGGTGGGGGTCGAGAACTACCCCGTCAGCGGCATGGATCGGTTCAGCTGGAACCGCGAATCGATGACGATGCGCCGCGTTGGCGTGATGCAGGAGGTGCCCAACGCCGCCAAGCGCGCCGCGCAGCGTGAAGGCGCGCAGGCGCGGGCCGAGCGAGAGCGGGCGATGCTCGACGCCGAGCGCCTGGCCGTGCGGCGGGAAGCCGCGCTCGCTTGGCTCGCCCAGCACTATGCAGAGCGCAAGCTGAAGACCTTCGCCGCCTTCGAGCACGAGAACCAGCTGCTGCGCGACACGCTGGCCGCCCGCATCGCCGGCGGCAAGGCCATGCCGGCCGACGCGCTGATGGCCCGCCAGGAAGCGCTGATGCTGGCCGAGCGGCGCGACGAGCTGCAGGCCGGGTTCGAACAGGCCCGAGCGGGTCTTGCGCGCTGGACGGGCGCGCCAGCCGAGACAGATGCCGCGGCACCCGTGATCCCGTTCGACGCGCCGACGTTGCTGCCGCGCTTGGAGCGCCACGCCGAGCTGCTGGCGTCGACGCCGATGCTCGCGATGGCGCGCGCCGAGGTGGCCGAAGCGCAGGCCTCGCGCCGCGGCGACTGGGGCTGGGAGCTGGCCTACGGCAACCGCAACCGTGCGTACGGCGACTTGCTGTCGTTCCAGCTCACGTTCGACCTGCCGGTGTCGCCGTCGACACGGCAGGAGCCGCAGGTGATCGCCAAGCAGAAGCAGCTGAGCCGGCTCGAGGCCGAGCGCGACGATGCCCTGAGACGCCTGCGCGCCGACCTGGAAAACCAGCTCACGGAACTGCAGCGGCTCGAGCGCGCGCTCGACCGGCAGACGGCCTCGGCCCTGCCGCTGGCCGCGGAGCGAGTGCAGCTGAGCCTGGCCGGCTACGAGGCCGGCCGCGCCGACCTGGCCAGCGTGCTCGCGGCACGCAAGGACGCCGCGGAGGCCCGCTTCCGCGCGCTCGACCTCGAAGCGCAGCTCATGGGCCAGCGCGCGAAGCTCGCCTACCTGATCGCGGAGTGA
- a CDS encoding ribose-phosphate pyrophosphokinase, giving the protein MSVVVLALPGNEAMAERLATGLGAQRGNASVRRFPDGESSVRVVSSVEGCHVVIVCTLDRPDDKLVPLLLLAAAAREAGAASVGLVAPYLAYMRQDVRFQPGETISAKHVASWLSQGFDWLATVDPHLHRIADLAEVYSVPTRNVHAAQAIADWLRANVGRPVLIGPDEESRQWVDDVAQRAGVPSLVLRKTRRGDREVEVSVPDVARWRGHTPVLVDDIVSTGRTMIETVGHLKSLEMPAPVCVALHAVFAGTAFDDLLAAGAAQVVSSDTIAHPSNRISMADELARAVRELLPR; this is encoded by the coding sequence ATGAGCGTCGTCGTGCTGGCGCTGCCCGGCAACGAGGCGATGGCCGAGCGTCTTGCAACAGGGCTCGGCGCGCAGCGGGGCAATGCGTCGGTGCGGCGCTTCCCGGACGGAGAGTCGAGCGTTCGGGTGGTGTCGAGCGTCGAAGGCTGCCACGTCGTGATCGTGTGCACGCTCGACCGGCCCGACGACAAGCTCGTGCCCCTCTTGCTGCTGGCAGCGGCCGCTCGCGAAGCGGGCGCGGCATCGGTCGGCCTGGTCGCGCCGTACCTCGCCTACATGCGGCAGGACGTGCGATTCCAGCCCGGCGAAACCATCAGTGCGAAGCATGTCGCCAGCTGGCTCTCGCAAGGGTTCGACTGGCTCGCGACCGTCGACCCGCACCTGCATCGCATTGCCGATCTCGCCGAGGTCTACTCGGTGCCCACTCGCAACGTGCACGCCGCGCAGGCCATCGCCGACTGGTTGCGCGCCAACGTCGGGCGGCCGGTGCTGATCGGCCCTGACGAGGAAAGCCGGCAGTGGGTGGACGACGTGGCGCAGCGGGCCGGCGTGCCATCGCTGGTGTTGCGCAAGACCCGGCGCGGCGACCGCGAGGTCGAGGTGTCGGTGCCCGACGTGGCGCGCTGGCGCGGCCACACGCCGGTGCTGGTGGACGACATCGTCTCCACCGGCCGCACGATGATCGAGACCGTCGGCCACCTGAAGTCGCTCGAGATGCCGGCCCCGGTGTGCGTGGCGCTGCACGCCGTGTTCGCCGGCACGGCTTTCGACGACCTGCTGGCGGCGGGAGCAGCGCAGGTGGTGAGTAGCGACACGATCGCCCACCCGTCGAACCGGATCTCGATGGCCGACGAACTGGCCCGCGCGGTGCGCGAGCTGCTGCCGCGCTGA